The following DNA comes from Oreochromis niloticus isolate F11D_XX linkage group LG23, O_niloticus_UMD_NMBU, whole genome shotgun sequence.
AATTGGAAAGTTTTCTCCCCACAGAGGCGACTGAGCTCCACAGCAGCTGCTCAGAACTAATAAAAGCACCAAATTAACCCTGACGCCTGTAGAGTCgcgcacacacatataaaagCTCAGTCGTGCTGCTGTGTTGTTTTCCTCCCactgtgtgagcgtgtgtgtaaAGTCTGGAATATGAGCTTCCATCACGAGTGAAATTATTCGACGTCAACTTAACGTTCCTTCCTCCATCCCTGCTCTGTATTTGCTGTGAGTGAACTGTTTGTCTAAAGCAAAGAGTCGAAGCTATTTGTGCGAGCGGGGGGAAATGACTGAATAATTTTCTCGGCTCTCCCGCCGGCGGCGTCTGATGTCCCAAAAGTGGAAACAATGTTTACCTGGACGGGACGAGGGCTCTCTAAACTGGACCGTTTACACACCGCTGTAGATTCAACAGCTTCCCCTGTTTGAAAGAGAAGAATCCTGTGTGTGATTTCCCTCCTGAAGCTGCTGTGCAAATATCAAAACACTCGACAGACTGCCTGTGCAAATGCATGCTGTTTTATTTATCCtgttattgtattatttttgggCCGGGAGGAGGTCTGGATGAGGAGGTCCAGGGGAGAGAGGGCGGGGGGTCATCCTGCTGAAGCCTTCCATTTATTTCTGTTCTTAATGttcatattgttttatttgttttacactTGGCTGTCAGACGACGTTAGCGTGTCTCCTGCCATGCCTAACATCTGTTCACGCTACACTGGGAGGACACATGTTGGCTCCAGAGACATACAAAACACATCCATGGAGACGTGAGCAGACGTGAGACTGTGCTGCTGTCTCatgtaaaacaaaatgttaCTGCACTGTGAAAAAGACAGGAGTCGACATGTTTGCTATTATGCTTTCGTGTAAGAGCACGAGACTAGTGCAAAGTTTAATCAGAGGGTTGCCTCATGAATCACAGCGTGCTGAGGCAGAGCGGGCCTCAAACTGCGCCTAAAGAAATCTCGAGTACGTCAAAAGCAATGCCACTGAAATTCAGTTTACACACGCCTAATTATTGTAATCTGGATTTAATATGTCCGGATTACAAAACAAATAATCTTATTGGATTTATGACAAGGTTTTGAAAATGAACAGctcatttattattatgttaatttgtccaattacatttgagccccggaaaaataaaatgacagctgTTCGTCAAGTGTTGATGCAGGATCTTTGTTCAACCCCTCGAATTAAAGCGGAGATTCTGctcttcatttgcattttaaccGACTCATTTCATCTGCTGTGGTTCTGTACAGAAGCATGAACGTGTGACAGCAACAGTTTCTAGGCCTAACTGTAACAGCACCTGAGAGCTGTGCTTGCTTATTCTTCCTTCTACACTAGAGGGTATATACACTCAGCGGCCACGTTGTAAGGTACACCTGCTCAACtcctcattaacacaaatatctaatcagccaaccGCGTGGTAGCACCTTAGTGCATTTAGACATAGAGGCGTGGCcgagacgacctgctgaagttcaaactgaacatCAAAATCAGGAAAAAGATCGTTTAAAAGTGACTCTGAATGTGGTGTGGTCGTTGGTGTCCGACGGGCTGATCTAAGGATTTCATTCATCACGCTTTGTATATGCTTGTGAGCATTGTCACAGTGTGTTATATACTATATTAAATATACTATATATACAAACTCTATAACAAAACTTATAACTGTGGCACACGCTGTGGTACATATGTAGGCTGTGAGTGTGTTATTAAATCCCAGACAGGAAATACAAACAGACTGCTAATTGTGGAGAAAATGTGGACAGACTGGGGAAGTAACTGCAGCGTGCTTTATAGGAAACGTGTCTTTTTATCAGCGTTCATCTTAATGAAGGACGTTATCACGTTCAGTATCTGTGCAGCGAGGTGagaaagaataagaataatGAGACAGCAGCTAATGCTCCTCTTAAActgctgcatgtgtttggaaaaCCAAAATGTGCCCTTTGACCTCAGCCCTTCACACCTGAATGTGACATCCTTTGCCAAACATTCAGGGCTACAGCCAGGtggttaaaaaataataaagacagATCAAACAGATGTCAGCCTTGTTCTGTTTGTTGGGCTTTTCTGCAGGATCTTTACCTTCCAGTATAAAGTGCCTtgtaatttggtgctatataaatacaccgtgttccaaattattatgcaaatgaTGTTTTTATCTGATTTTCCTAAATAGTCGATTCACATCACAGTCAGCATAGTTTTCGATTCATCACCCACTAGAGTATAATTCAAATGTTACTCAACAAAACTCCCAATGAAAACAgttgtttttcaaaaataaaaaacttaaaatgatCTGTTCCAAATTATTACTCACACAGAGTTTCAAAAGATTTTATAGGTTGTAGAGAATTGAAAATGGTCATTTGTTGAATTTGCAGCATTAGTAGATCAATTTTACTGAAATCAAAAGCTATTTCAATCAAAAACATCTCAACAGGTCAAGTTACATATTAACATTGGACCTTTTATTTGATAGCAGTTTTACAATTCTTGCATCCATGGAACTTGTGAGTTTTTGGAAAGTTTCTGCTTGAATGTCTTTGCAGGATGTCAGAATAGCCTCCCAGAGCTGCTGTTTGGATGTGAACTCCCTCCCACCCTCATAGTTTTTTGCTTGAGGATGCTCCAAAGGTTCTCAGTAGGATTGAGGTCAGGGAAGAATCGGGGCCACACCATGAGTTCCTCTCCTTTTACGCCAACAGCAGCCAATGATGCAGAGGTATTCCTTGCAGCATGAGATGGTGCATTGTCTTGCATGAAGATGGTTGTGCTGCAGAAGGCACAGTTCTTCTCTTTCTACCATGGAAGAAAGTGGTCAGTCAGAAACTCCAAATCCTTTGCAGAGGTCATTTTCACACCTTCAGGGAGCCTAAAGGGGCCGACCAGCTCTCTCCCCGTGATTCCGGCTCAAAACAAGACTCCACCACCTCCTTGCTGACGACGCAGCCTTGTTGGGACATGGTGGCCGTCCACCAACCATCCACCACTGCATCCATCTGGACCATCCAGGGTTGCACGGCACTCATCAGTGAACAGGACTGTTTGAAAATTAGTCTTCATGTAGCTCTGGGCCCACTGCAGCCGTTTCTGCTTGTGAGCATTGGTTAGGAGTGGCCGAATAGAAGGTTTATGCGCAACTGCAAGTCTCTGGAGGATCAGACACCTTGATGTTCGCAGGGCTCCAGAGGCACCAGCAGCTTCAAATATGTGTTTGCTGCTTTGTAATGGCCTTTTAGCAGCTGCTCTCTTAATCTGATGCATTTGTCTGGCAGAAACCTTCATCATTGTGCCTTTATCTGCACGAACCCATGTGTGCTCTGACTCAGCcacaaatctcttaacattaTGGTGATCACACTTAAGTTTTTGTGAAATATCCAAGGTTTTCATTACGTGTCCAAGGCATTCAACTATTTCACGCTTTTCAGTAGCAGAGAGATCCTTTTTCTTTCCCATATTGCTTGAAAATGGTGGTCTGCTTAATAATGTGGAACATCCTTCtttagtagtttttcctttaattgggCTCACCTGGCAAACTAATGATCACAGGTGTCCGAGATTGATTTCAGTGATACAAAGAGTCCTGAGACACAATTCCATCCATGGGTTTAATTGAAAAACaacttatttattctttatgACACTTAAACAcaatttgcataataatttggAACGCGGtgtaaaattgaattaaagttCTGGAGGCATCTGATTAATTTGGCCTCCACATATTAATATTTCTGCATATGAAATACTTCAAAGTAACTCCACCTGGAGCAGCAGAAACAGCAACATGTTGCTTAAACACTAATTGTTCTGTATAAGTAATCTAAAGGTGTTATATAAAATAACCCAGCATCAGAGACATCAAACATTTTACCAATGATCGCACCAACTAATGACCCGTTTTTAAAAATTATAGATGACATACTGCAGACTTAACTATTTTGCCTTCcaggatttcattagatttgcACAAAGCATTTGTAAACTGGCAGATAAATGCAGCTGAGGGTAGAATTAAAAAGGTTGTAGTGGCATAATGCTACAAATTAGCATATAAATAAGAACAGGCTGAAATGGAAGACCAGCACACGGGCTGCATGATGGGGGATGAGCAGCCTCTATTGTCTGAGGAGGCTGAGATCATTCAGTGTGTGTTGCAAAGTGTTGGTGATTTTTTTGCCACTCAGTTTGTGGTGATCACGGCGTactttgctgtggtctgctggggagcTTCATCTGAGCTTTAGACACACACAAGCACCAATAAAGTGAtgaaggctggctctgtgatGGGCTGCAAACTGGACTCTTTTGCAGGTGTGGTGGAGACGCTTCAGTAATTCTGACCACCCCCTGCAACACTTACgggacagacagcagagcaCATTTTCAAACAGACTGAATTATCTCTGCTGCCACAAGGACAAATATAGAACATTTCATGCCTCTTATATCTCTCTGCTACTTATCTCTCTTTTGTTACAGCACTTAGATAATaacaataagtaaaataaaatactaaaattaaAGTATTTCCTCGtgttgaaataataataataataataataataataccctTAGTATCCCTTAAACATAAAGTACTGTGTAAAATTGGTTAAACTATAGCGACACCGTGTGACCAACACGGTCAGCGTCTCCATTAAAGTAACTTTATTCAGTCAACATTTAACAcagttattatcattattattattattattatcattatcattatcattattatttcctGTCAGTCATGCGCGGTGATGTTACTCGTAGcccttttgtttctgttttacatCGTTCGTGACGTGGAGTCTGACGACACTCACAGTGGACGGGACACCGGAGGCGCTGCTCGCACCAGCTGCAGGTCAGAGGAGGAAGACATGGCTCGTCAAAGTAACACCTGCGCCGGTAATTTGGCGTTTCTGTTTGCGCTCGCGCTGATTGCAGCGCGTGTCCCGGCGGAGGCGTCCGAGGAGCAGGCGAAGACGGTGGAGTTCAACGTGAAACCGGGAGGAGTCGTGCACACCTTCTCCGAGGGCATTGTAAGTGCCTCCGCCGAGCGGTGTCTTTATTTCACGCTGTAAAACTCCCGCTTTAAAACGAGCGCTCGTGCAGGGAGACACGGAGCTACCGATAAATCTGGAAAcgtaaaattacattttatgaGGATTAAATTTGAATTCAAGCGAATTCACCGCGCAGCTCCCTGTTACTCACTCTAATGTGATTTATCAGTCAGTTATTAACAcattaataacataaataattattattgtgGAGCTGAGGTCTGGTTCTCGTATTACAGTCGGACATAACCGATGTTATAAACAACAGAAGAGAAAAACTACAATCTGCTGGGCAGCGTTAGTCGCTGTCTGATGACGACACAGCCTGTGAGAGGCTGACACGTCGCTGTCACAATGGCACTTTTGATTGGATGagagtttcttttctttaaaacttAAAGACTGCTCACTTTaaattgtaaaaacaaattttaactTTTGTCTGATTGTTAAACTAACTATTGAACTAATTATTTAAAGaattaatgtttttcttttttgattaaTCAAAGAAAAGCTGACGCTTTGACTTGTCATTGGTCACAGCAGGTAAAGCTCAGGTGTCCCTGATAGCTTCAGCGGTGGCTCTGACAAAGAAAACTATTACGTGTCTCTAATATTCTGACGTGGGAGGAGTTTGCAAAGTCACAGTTAAAAAAAGTCAGAGTCATCTTATAAGCTGTTACCtcacattattattttaaatagaaaaaacaaaacaaaacactgactcgTCCAGCTGTAGCTTGACTTATTATTCGTTATTTCCTCATCGTTGCTGGGAGAGGTGTGACTCTGACTCACTTTCATGCCCTAAACCAGGAATGTCAGACTCCCTCAAACAGCCCACTTTAATCTCAAGTGGACCAGAGTCCAGAGCAGTGGAATTCCCCTTCTCTGTCAGTGGACAGAAGATTAACTGCACATTTATTCCCACAGATATCTGAATATAAGGGAAAAAAGTGCAAATACAGCCTTGCCTCTCATTTCTTTCTACGTAATAGACAAATGCTGCTGATGAGAGGAATCTGTCAGCGAGATTTAAGAAATAAAGGTGTAAACTTATTCTGTACTACAAAGTGAAAAAACTGgaatttttctttcatttcattttttcaatctgttacttaattactttagTATAGTATGAATGGTCCAGAGGAAGGTCTTTATCAGTAGGAAATGTTGCAGTTAGAAGTCCAACATTATTGCATtcattcacattttccaaagcagtTTGGTCTAAAGCTGCATGCACATCTTATCTCCACATCAGGAAGCCCTGTTTACCTCATTTATGTCATTTCAGGAccaattaaatatatttaaaactaCTTTCAGGTTGGCCCAGCAGGTAGTGGCACACATTGGATTTACCAGATTCCCGACCCAACCCCAAACGGTTTGTGATTCCCCCTGGTATCGAACCAAGGGCCTTTTTATACGTTAGGTGAATATGTTAACCACTGCATTAGAGAGCTTAATATATTGAATAAGCCATTCAAACTGAAACTGGTGAAAGCTGGTACTAATATGGCAGAAAATAACCACAGGCGTGTCTGTCGTGCTACACTGAGATTTGAATAGagagaaattgttttttttagcagtaCCCAGGCTAATTCTAAACAACTGTACCAGGTCACGTAGACCAGACTTTAAACAGTGTTcttttaaatgatgatcaacaaggaaaagaaacaTCCAAAACCAAAAAAGCCAGCGGTAGTTTCTTATGGCTTTTTTAATATGGCTCAACTCTTCCCCCATAAACAACTTCGACACGCTCTGGCATTAAGAAAAGTTTTGAGACCTCagtacaaaataaagaaatagttTCTGGGCTTTTCTAAGGGGAGCTGTTTGGCAGAGACCACCCTCGCTAACCTCTGATGCACAGACAGAACAGAGCTTCTTGGGTTCCTCCCTGTTAGTGTTCAGGGTATTATTGGAAAGGATGTGAGTGCGTATATATGCAACCATATTCTATCTTTATTTCTATGTAAGGTTAAACTGAAACTAACCTGAGTGAGATCAGTGGAATGAAGAGTTTCTTGTTTTACAGGAAGATTTTGTAGGTAAATCCAAAACACGGCACTAACACCTGGTTTCATTCTCCTTCTGCAGGGGGAGTATGAATGCTCTTTCACGTACGCCTCCCAAGGAGGAACCAATGAGGTGagcccctctccctctctctcactgtgcgtCTCCAGCCTCACATTACTGGTTACTGCGGTCTTTATGCTAAAATATTGTCCCTTTTTTCTGTAAAACAGCAATGGCTGATGAGTGTGGGCCTGACTGATGACAACAGACTGTTCTCCTGCTCTGTGTGGAGGTGAGACACACAGATTTTAGAGGACACTGCACTGACTTGCATTGGCTTAATGGAGGCTGCACAACTACTGCTTACCTCACCTTAACCTTAAAGCCTGCCTTCACCCTAAAATGTCCCCATAAGGAAGTCGGGCCCCCATGTTGTGATTGTGTAACCAGATTTAGGTCCTCGTAACTCCAGTAATACCAGGACAGCCCTCACAGGCCAATGAGCAGCCCGCGGAGGTACTCTTCTTCAGTTCGGTGACCCCGATGCTAAGAGCACCCTCACCGCTAATGTGTGCCATCTGTGTGCATCTGCTGAGTCACCTTATTGATTTTGCTTAATCGTGACAGTGGCGGTAAAGACGAGAAGGGGAAACAACACAGCAAACTTATAACCTCTGATTTAAATGAATTTATGCAAACACGTAACACTGACAGCAAATATTTCCTTTTCATTTCCGCCAGGCCTCAGGGGAAGTCGTACCTGTTTTTCACTCAGTTCAAAGCTGAACTGAAGGGAACCAAAATCGAGTATGCCAACGCGTATGTAAGTATAAAGAAACTGTTACTTGAGCTTTTACTGGGCCTGTGtgcattcatttgtttttgagCTGTCAACTTATCCCAGTGCTCAACATGGACAAAGCTGAAAAACTTTGTGATTGCtgcattttgtttctttgtgctgctgagtttattatttattactgtcAGTAGGCTGATCCCATTTCCAGAGGAGGACTGTCCTTCAGTGATGCTTTTAAAACCAGGATTATACTTGCTGTGGACACTGCGGCTCAATATTCATTCcacatgattttttaaaaagctggctGGAGTTCGCCTGCAGGTGTGGTTGGTTCACTGTAGGGTACTGTTTTTCGGACTAGTCCTTGAAGATGCAAACTATTGAAGGATGTCCACAAGGAGTCTCGCGTCCATCCTCTCATGGCCCAAAGCAGAACAACACTGTGTTAGCTGATTCCATAACAGTGCTTCACTGCCTTTCTGTCAGAATTATTACTAATAAATAACCTCTTTCACTAATCTAGCCCAGCCTGCATAGATGGTAACTAATGGTTACAGCCTAACAGCATATTATTGTTGGACATGCCCAAAACACTTCACCTAAGAGGCGTCCTAATCAAATGGCCGAACCACCTcggctggctcctttcgatgtcaGCTCGATTCTGAGCTCCTCCCAAATGACCAAGCTCCTCATCCCGTCTCCGAGCCGGAGCCCAGACACCATCCGCATTAATGCAGACGCTGCACCAAATCTCCTGCCAATCATGAATTTGCACCAAGAGTTTCTGCTGTCAtgttcactgtgtttctgtctAAAGAGCCAGAGGTTTCTCAGACATGTGATTTTCTCCAGTCAGGGATTCATTTTCCTGACATCACATGAAAGCACTGTAAGCTCATTCAGCTTGGATTCATCTGGtttctttttcaaattcaaGATGAGTCACGCTTAAAGCCAGCGGTTCAGTGCAGGTCTTTCTTCCTTGCACTGAACTTTGCCTGTTGGTAGTCAAACCGCACCACCACCTGTGCAGCGTAGTTGCGATACTGTCGGTGCAACACATCATAACCCCTCACAGACTTTGCCCCTTTGGCTTTTCCCCATTCTGCGGTTGGTTTGAcaggacaaacacaaacaaaccttTGTAAAAAACTTTCTGCTTTGTATTGCCTCGCTGTTCCAGGCGCCCCTTCAGTGCAGAGATTAAAGCTTCATCAGCACAGTTGTCAGGAAAAACAAGGCGAAACTCTGTTGATGAGCATTTCTGCATAGCCTGCAAATAATAAAACATCCACCTTTATACCAGCAACACATTCATCAGCCTCTGGGACCAAATCTGAGGCAGACGTTTGTGTGCAGCAGCTTCTTATATGCTTTTTCTCGAGCACTAGGGGCTGTAGGATCGTAACAGCTGTCGCCATCTGCACTTTTATCTCGTCTCGTgtgacaaaaagagaaaaaatctCAGAGCTGTATTTAAGTAAACAGTTTGATAATGACGCTAGCGCCTCATTCCTGGATATGTAAATGTCAGTGTCATAGTGTGTGCCACGTCTCCGTACGAACGAGGATTATTGTAAGTCTGACATTTAATGATTCGTGAACAGGATGAGCTGCCTTCAGACTTTTGTCTAATCGGACtcaaaggctacgttcacactgcaggtcttaatgctcaattccgattttttgatcaaatccgatttttttgtctgcttgttcacactacacataaaatgcgacatcaaacgctctccagtgtgaacgcttaaagcggcccgcatgcgcaaaagaagacgtcacacacaacgcgctctgtttagacccagagcaaacaatattgtttgactgattgcccttaatataaagacttcgaactttatgtttccagatttttgctttattttgttatttacataataatgcaaataacctaataatgatcctttttgctgttttagaggagcggtgcttcaaaggatagttgcaggtttctgtcagaatctgcagattatacagtaaaaataaaatgttcacatttctccaacgttgtcttcccaacagtttcaccggatggtaggaaatcgttcgcgatgtcctatcgggcgcttctccggcgctgataattggcgtctgtcttgtgtcagtgacgtaaaagacggatttaatgcgacttgaccgttcacacagcagtcgctttctaaaacatcggatacgtatcggattcagtaccacatacgaaagtgacccagatcggatttgaaaatatcggatttgtgccgttcacactgtcataccaagatcggatacgggtcgcatagggtcaaaaaaatcggatttgatgcgctttcgcctgcagtgtgaacgtagccatagagaaagaagaagcagcttaccattttaatattaatttagttcataatatctgaaaaatattaaaaaacttcCATCTCGCAGCCGAAGAGTATGTCTTCAAGTTTCTCGGTGTGATCGAATGGCTGTCCAAAGCATTTCACGGTTAATTTTTCAGTGATTACAAAATACAGCAAAGCTGCCAGTTCTCACATTTGGAAAGCTGGAACCAGATAATGTTTTGCAGTGTTCAGTGATTTATCACCTATCAAATATGTTTGATTAACTGCTTCAACTTTAAATGTTGGCACACCGAGCCTTCTGCAAAAAGGGGCGGCACTGGGTCCCTCTACTCCTTAGAAATCAATGAAAAGCGAATGCATAATATGTTGCTTTACTGCAACGATGGTGCCCGTTACATAAGGCGTGCCCCCAGACACAAAGTCGATAAAGTTGCAGCTGCAGGATTTTTGTAGCTTGAAGATTTGGATTTGTCACCCGAGTAGCCGAATGTACCCGACCATAAGGTCCTGGCTAGACCTGAGGGGGTTTGGACATATCATCTTCCCTCCACTTGTATACAACAAACCCATAATGTGTCCTTGACAAACTAACACAAGTCGAGCAGGTCAAAGTAGCATGAAAACTTTATTTCTTCTTGACGTCACACTCGGAATCGAGTCTGTGCACTTTAATGTCTCGTGGAAGGTTAATGTCCGCGCCCGGTCTGAGCTCAGCCACTTTACGGAGGTCTGCCTGTCTGATGTGGTCGTCTGTGAAGTGGAGCGCACCTCGACACGCCTCCTTCCCACAGCAAGGACAGTCCTGACACTTTCTGTCATTAGTGTGAGCGCATGTTTCCTCCTCCCGCTCAGGCTCCGTGCCCTGCAAGCCAAAGACGAAcacacaggggaaaaaaaaacttccctAAATGATGAGACCGAAATAACTTTgcatacacaaacaaacacacctgCCACCCCCGCACAGCATTTCCTTGACCTTGGCGTCACGTCCTCCTACTGTCCCGGCCCGTCTGTTCCAAACAAAATTGTTGTCATCTGTGCCGCCTCTCATCCTGTTTCCCTCTCTGtttcattgtttcttttttgtctctcttcccctgctctcctcctcctcctcctcgtcttcaTCGTGGCTGCTGTTTGCGTTTCCAGTCTCAGTCGGCAGCAGGAGGACAGAGTGACGTGCCTTTGAAGCCAGAAGAATTCACCATCGGAGAATCAACAGGTGAGAAATTTATTGTGTTTCCAAGTGTTCAATCAACTCCCTCTGCTTGTCACATCAATCCCTTGCTCTTTCTCTCCATctgcctccctccctctccatCATGCTGCAAGTACCCTGCTGATTTCCCTCTAAAGCATATGCTCCAGCTGTGAGTGGGTTGTCATTTGTCCCTGTAGCATTATTTCTTGTTATTCCGTTTCCGCGCAAACTGAGGCTTCGGCTCCAGACTGTGATTAGCAGGATTTGACGAGTCAAGCCGACCAGCAATTTCCTGTGTCTTTTTCAGCAGATTAAATGCTACAGTTACAGACGCTGGAAAACACTTGcagtctggatttgttttgATAGACTGCTTAACAGTGAATTACTTTGGAGAGTGTATTAATTACAAACCTACGAGTAACGTTTAGCATCTATAGGAAAGGAGAGCAACTGAAGCTCAGACGTGCAGATAAAGACATGTTAACATGTCCACCTACAGGCAAAGACAGTCTTTTTTTGCTTATGTTTGTGCCACATGGAGGCAGTGAGTGTTACAGCTGGTGATTTATTAtaagtggtgtgtgtgtgtgtgtgtgtgtacctgtctAGCCTCCTTATTGAGGACCGGTGTTAAGTCACAGATATGAGGACCAACAGATGCTCACTTTTTCACACCCTCCCCTTTTTTTTAGGTTAGGACATGTGTTTgaaggttatggttaggctcTTAATTCCTAATTAAATTGCTTGAAGTCTACATATTACACATTTTCCTTTACATTTGTTTataagctaacagctacaacatGCATCAATTATTCAGCCCCCGAATCCAAAAATTTCTTTTAATGCATGACTCCATCAAATTACAAAATAACTGATAATATTTAAGCTTTTAGAGTAAAGGTGGGCAATTAATTTTCCCAGGGGGCCACATgttaaactgggactgttgtgtaGGGCCGCACCAATAAGCTTATAAAGATAAAAACCTGTGGCCCCTTGGGAATattaattgcccacccctgctttacGGGAACTGCTTGCCTggaataaaaatatgtttaattcCTGTATAAATGTCTTCCCTAGTGTAATAAAGGTTAAATTATCATTTGTATTCATTGTAAGCTAAGCTAGCCACGCTGTTGTTTCTAGCTCTGCGTATAATACACGGACACAAGATTAATGTggttaatgtcatttttttctttccactcttcGAAAAAGCAAATAAGCATTTTTTAGTGCATCTCTGAAAAATGCTGAAATATAGAATTTTTCAGGTCGAATacataaaagataaaaacctcaaacacaaacagcatctTTAACAGGATCAGCAACATTGCTGTTGGGCTCACTGCCTGCAGGTAGCAGGAATATCTCATTTACACCAGCTCTTACTCTGCTCACCTGTAGGTGGAGCTCATCAAATCTACAGATGTGATGTCGTGTTATTCTCCTTGGGCTTTGTTTGCAGCTGAATGATTGTTTTTGCTCTGTCGTCATCTGTGGCAGCATTTAATGTATTTCCTCTCCTTTTTAACCTCAAGTGACCCACAAGGATGGAAAGTTCAGTGCTCAACTCTCCAAACTGACCGTGATTGGACGGACACAAAAAGACGAGCTGTAACTGGTCAGAAGTGAAGCACTTTGACCAATCAGAGCATCCCGACGAGCTCCGACTCGAGCCTCTGCTTTTCCCTCAGTAAACAATGAAGGATGGATTTCTTCCTGAGTTACAACTAAAAATTGAAGAAGGATAAACCGGATACTGTACTTTGTGTTGGTACAAAAATTACATGATACTTTGTTGCCATAGTGGATCGGAG
Coding sequences within:
- the mydgf gene encoding myeloid-derived growth factor is translated as MLLVALLFLFYIVRDVESDDTHSGRDTGGAARTSCRSEEEDMARQSNTCAGNLAFLFALALIAARVPAEASEEQAKTVEFNVKPGGVVHTFSEGIGEYECSFTYASQGGTNEQWLMSVGLTDDNRLFSCSVWRPQGKSYLFFTQFKAELKGTKIEYANAYSQSAAGGQSDVPLKPEEFTIGESTVTHKDGKFSAQLSKLTVIGRTQKDEL